A window of Halomonas sp. GFAJ-1 contains these coding sequences:
- a CDS encoding acyl-CoA thioesterase — MSETPNLEHSALPGQHELSMTVLMTPDMANFSGKVHGGAILKKLDEVAYACASRYSGHYVVTLSVDQVLFKQPIHVGELVTFLACVNHVGRSSMEVGVKVVAEDIRQKLIRHTNSCYLTMVAVNADGKPAKVPPLALETSLQKLRYDKAALRKKLRKQAEKEELLTQQHHQLNH; from the coding sequence ATGTCTGAAACGCCCAACCTTGAACATAGCGCCCTGCCCGGCCAGCATGAACTCTCCATGACCGTACTAATGACGCCGGATATGGCTAATTTCAGTGGCAAAGTGCATGGCGGTGCTATTCTTAAAAAGCTTGATGAAGTGGCCTACGCCTGCGCCAGCCGCTATTCAGGTCACTATGTGGTCACACTTTCCGTGGATCAGGTACTTTTTAAGCAGCCTATCCACGTGGGCGAACTGGTGACCTTTTTAGCCTGCGTCAACCATGTAGGGCGCTCCTCTATGGAGGTAGGGGTTAAAGTCGTGGCAGAGGATATTCGCCAGAAGCTGATTCGCCACACCAATAGCTGCTATCTCACCATGGTGGCGGTCAATGCCGACGGAAAGCCCGCCAAAGTACCGCCTTTAGCGCTGGAAACATCACTGCAAAAACTTCGCTATGACAAAGCAGCCCTGCGAAAAAAGCTGCGCAAACAGGCAGAAAAGGAAGAGCTGTTAACGCAGCAGCATCATCAGCTAAACCACTAG
- a CDS encoding short-chain fatty acid transporter, producing MLKFISKPAVKLVERYLPDPYIFVLILTLIAAVAAIAVERQTPLAVLRMWGDGFWNLLTFSMQMLLVLVTGFMLASSPPIKRFLQKIASTAKSPGGAIILVTLVSLAASWINWGFGLVVGALFAKELARVIRVDYRLLVASAYSGFVVWHGGLAGSVPLTIATEGHFSADQIGVISTSSTIFAFFNLAIVLCLFIAVPLVNRMMLPDEKDSVYIDTKLLDDEPETQGRITRPAEKLENSIPLALLVGVPGLLFLLDHFLLRDGGLNLNIVNFLFLFLAIVLHRTPRNLLNSLNEAIKGGAGIVIQFPFYAGIMAIMVQSGLAQSMSEWLVSFATATSLPFWSFLSAGIVNLFVPSGGGQWAVQAPVMLPAAEALGADISRVAMAVAWGDAWTNLLQPFWALPVLAIAGLKAKDIMGFCLIQLFITGIIISVGLVWF from the coding sequence ATGCTAAAATTCATATCCAAGCCAGCGGTTAAACTGGTCGAGCGCTATTTGCCTGACCCCTATATTTTTGTACTGATATTAACGCTGATCGCAGCGGTTGCTGCCATTGCCGTAGAGCGCCAGACACCCTTGGCCGTTCTGCGCATGTGGGGCGACGGTTTTTGGAACCTACTCACCTTCTCCATGCAGATGCTGCTGGTGTTAGTGACAGGCTTTATGCTGGCCAGCTCCCCCCCTATCAAACGCTTTCTGCAAAAAATTGCCAGCACCGCAAAAAGCCCGGGTGGCGCTATTATCTTAGTCACCCTGGTGTCGCTTGCTGCCAGCTGGATTAACTGGGGTTTTGGGCTGGTGGTCGGTGCCCTGTTTGCGAAAGAGTTGGCCCGCGTGATTCGCGTCGACTACCGCTTACTGGTCGCCAGTGCGTACTCAGGTTTTGTGGTATGGCACGGCGGTCTAGCCGGTTCAGTGCCGCTCACTATCGCGACCGAGGGCCACTTCTCCGCTGACCAGATCGGGGTGATAAGCACTAGCTCCACCATTTTTGCCTTTTTTAATTTAGCCATTGTGCTTTGCTTGTTTATCGCGGTTCCGCTCGTCAACCGCATGATGCTGCCAGATGAAAAAGACAGCGTTTATATTGATACCAAGCTGCTCGACGATGAACCAGAAACGCAAGGCCGTATTACCCGTCCGGCAGAAAAGCTCGAAAACAGCATCCCGCTGGCCCTGTTAGTAGGCGTACCGGGACTGCTGTTCCTGCTTGACCACTTCTTACTACGTGACGGCGGCTTAAACCTAAACATCGTCAACTTCCTGTTTTTATTCTTAGCCATTGTGCTGCATCGTACGCCACGAAACCTGCTTAACAGCCTAAATGAAGCGATTAAAGGCGGGGCGGGTATCGTGATTCAGTTCCCGTTCTACGCTGGCATTATGGCAATTATGGTGCAGTCGGGTTTGGCACAAAGCATGTCAGAGTGGCTAGTCTCTTTTGCTACCGCCACTTCGCTGCCGTTCTGGTCGTTCCTTAGCGCCGGGATTGTTAACCTGTTTGTACCTTCCGGTGGTGGCCAGTGGGCGGTACAAGCACCGGTTATGCTACCGGCAGCGGAAGCGTTAGGGGCCGATATTTCCCGTGTTGCCATGGCCGTTGCCTGGGGTGATGCCTGGACCAACCTGCTGCAACCCTTCTGGGCGCTACCGGTACTGGCGATTGCGGGCTTAAAAGCCAAAGACATTATGGGCTTCTGCCTGATTCAGCTGTTTATTACCGGCATTATTATTTCCGTTGGCTTAGTCTGGTTCTAA